In Leptospira montravelensis, the DNA window TTGAACCATCAATTCGAACTTTGTTTCTCAAGGGTTCTATGTCTAGTATAGGAAAATTAATATGGTCAGCTGTTTTTCGGTATTCAGATGGATTAATTCCATATTCAGAACGAAAGGCACGAAGAAAAGATTCAGGTGTTGTATAATGATATTTTAATGCAATATCAATAATTTTATCTTTCCCTAAAATCAAATCGTTACCGGCTTCTGTGAGCCGACGTTTTTTTAAATATGTATATACGGAATATCCAGTTACGTAACGAAAAATTCTTTGGAAATGCCATCTCGATTGAAATGCATTTTTCGATACATCTTCCACTCGGATGTTTTCTGTTAGGTTCTTTTCCATAAAACTTATGGCAAGTTCTATTTGATCATAATAGTCCATAGGATTTTACTAAAATAGAATACGATTCAAATTTGTGAATTTTTTTCTATTTCCTCTGGCCATTGATTTTTAATTTCAAGAATCTTTGGTAAGACAGAAATAAATATTTTGACCAATTCCGGATCAAAATGTGTTCCCGATTCTTTCTTTAAAAAATCGATAGCTTCAGAAACATCCCAGGCTTTTTTATATGGCCGAACTGTTGTTAAAGCATCAAATACATCTGCAATCGCTATAATTCTGCCTTCTAGGGGAATTTGATCTCCTTTCAATTGGTATGGATAACCAGATCCATCAAATTTTTCATGATGAGTGATCGCAATAGATCTAGCTAATTTTAATAAACTAGAATGATGATCCCCGATGATTTCTGCCCCGATTTCGGGGTGACGTTTCATAATTTCCCACTCTTCGGGGGTAAGTTTTCCAGGTTTCTGAATGATAAAATCTGGAATTCCAATTTTTCCAACATCATGCATAGGTGCTGCATTAAGAATCTCTTCAGATGCTTCAATAGAATATCCATAGGCCAATGCTAAAGTTTGCGAATAATGACTCATACGAATCACATGCATACCTGTTTCATTATCTTTATATTCAGAAGCCATACCCAATCTTTGTACAATTTGTAACCTAGTGGCTTTTACTTCATTAACATTGACTAAAGACAAATGGTTTTTGATTCTAACTTTTACGATCGGAGGGCTTACTGGTTTGGTTATATAGTCAACGGCTCCCAATTGAAAACCTTTTTCCTCGTCGCCTATATCTGTTAACGCTGTTACAAAAATAACAGGTATATATTTTGTTTTTTCGTTAGATTTTAGTATCTTACAAACTTCATGCCCCGTCATTTTCGGCATCATTACATCAAGTAAAATTAAATCGGGTAACTGTGATATTGCGAGTTCGATTCCCTTCTCTCCATCTTTCGCAAAAAACAAAGTATAATCTTTTTGTAAAATATCGTTCAATATTTGTAAGTTTGTTGGCTCATCATCAACAACCAACACTTTTGGTTTAGTATTTATTTCCATCTAGTTCTCCAAAAATTTGTGTTTCCAAGTTCTTTAATTTTTGAACAGTAGCTTCAAAATCGAACTGACTAATAGACGATTCAATTTCAAACCTAATCGGATCTAATTCTGTATTTTGTAATAACCGAGAGAGAGTTCTCCATTCCTCTTGAAGATAAGATCCCTTGGAAAATGAATCTTTCAATGTTTGAATCAAATTACCTACTTTCCCCAAATTTTCATTCGGAATACTGACTTTATCATTTTCCATATTTATAAATCCACTCTGAAGATGTGAAAATTGTGTTTGGAATTGTAGTTGGGCCTCTGTAAAAACTGATTTAAAACTTTCAAAATCTTCATTGGTAAGTTTAGACCCTTGTAGTTTCTTTTCTAAACGAATACATTCATCGGAAATCGGATAGATGCCAAGATTAGAAGAAACACCTTTCAATCTATGCAAAAATGTCTGTTGGCCTATTGGATCGTGATTGTATTTGTTCCATTCTTTTACATCCTTTTCAAAATCAAAAAAGAATCCATTTAACATTTTTGTGTATTTTTCAATAGAACCAAAAAGTTGAATTCCCCTATCTAAAGAAAAGATTTCATTTTCCTTGGTGGGTTTATTCTTTACGGAAATATCATTTGGCGATGCAAAGTTAGTGATAGTTTTCCTGATTTCAAAAAATAAATCTTGAAGGTCTATTGGTTTGGATACAAATCCATCCATACCAGCTTCTTTTGCCGAAATCCTATCTTCCTCAAAAACACTTGCTGACAAGGCAAGGATTGGAACTCTAAGGTTGTTTACTTTTTCTAAAATTCGAATTTGCCTTGTTGCTTCCAAACCGTCCATTTCAGGCATCTGAATATCCATTAATACTAAATCAAAAGTTTTTGATTTATAAACTTCTAATGCTTCTCTTCCATTATTTGCAATTTCTACTTCATGGCCGTTGGTTGTCATAAGAAGTTGGATTAACTCAACGTTCTGTTTTACATCATCTACAATTAGAACCTTTAACTTAGGTAAATCAAATTGGATGTTTTCATTAATTTCTAAAACTGGATTCCCTATTTCTAAGGGTATAGAAACATAGAAATGGGTACCTACTCCCAACTCACTCTTTACCCAAATCATTCCTCTCATTAGTTCCACTAATTGTTTAGAAATTGTGGTACCAAGCCCTGTTCCACCAAACTTACGACTCATTGACACGTCTGCTTGCGTAAAGGGGTCAAAAATTTTTTCTAATCTGTCGGCTGCTATACCGATACCGCTATCTTCAATATGAAAAAGAACCTCTCCCCCCTTTGCAGAAACATTGAGTTGAATGAAACCTTCTTTGGTAAACTTAATCGCATTTCCTATTAAATTTGTTAAAATTTGCCTAATGCGAAGACTATCACCCTTATAATAATCATTGATACCTTCTGAAATTTTGTATTGAAAACGTAGACCCTTTCGTTTCGCTTCGATACTCATAGCAGAACAAACTTGATCAACAAGTGAAACTAGTGAAAAGTCAAAAACTTCTAGTTCGACAGCACCTTTATCTAATTTAGCTGAGTTTAAAACATCATTCAATAATCGCAATAACGACCTTGCCGAATTTTTTACGGTCTCCAGCTGTTTTTTTTGATTTCCAATCAAATCACCAGCTAGAAGAATTTCAGTGAAACCTAGAATGGCATTCATTGGAGTTCTAATTTCATGACTCATATTGGCTAAAAATGTTGTTTTAGTCATTGCTGCCAACTCAGCTTTTTCTTTCGATTCAATGAGCGCTTCTTCGATCATTCGTCGGTCCGTATTATCTAAGATCACTCCATCTAAAAACTTAACTTTTTGATTCTCATCTAAAACAAGTCCGCCGTATTCTAAGACCCAACGAATATCTCCTGATTTTTGTATGATGCGGTAGTTTAAAACAAATGTATCAGCGGTATCTATGGCATTTTGAATCATATTAGAAACATGGATTCTATCTTCCGGATGGATAATTTCAGTAAAGGTACGTTTACGGTTAGGTTCTAGAAAATCACTAGAAGGATAACCAGATAAATTCAAAATAGAATCGCTGATAAAAACAGAAGTCCAATGTTCATCCACCAAACATCGATATACAACTCCAGGAATGTTTTGTATAAAGGATTTTAATTGTTCCTCATTTTCTTTAAGAGCATTTTCAATCAAAACCCTATCCGAAATATCGCTAATTAAACCA includes these proteins:
- a CDS encoding MHYT domain-containing protein, which produces MGIEFLKHYFILDADQLSFVEGSYNYWLVSLSIFISIFASWISLYMLKRFSNLENQYSRLAILFTSSLSMGGAVWSMHFIGMMSFDLCTKVTYHKSITILSILPSFIASYFALQTLNKKKITRKELISVGILVGAGIGFMHYMGMAAMEMRPKLMYDPYLFFISLVVAISLAILSIFIQFRLKETKLKIKTKYLTLISGIVMGSAISGMHYTGMAAARFVIDPTQVLDKTNSDQFFLAALVSFGSIFVIGSAVVTIAFISYKDLFQNLLKSESRLRAIIETAADAIVMINTKGIVQEFNITAEKMFGWKAKEIIGKNVKILMPDPFQRDHDQYLSNYLRTGEAKIIGSGRETIAIRKDGTTFPIRLAIGHTKLPQDDVFVGLISDISDRVLIENALKENEEQLKSFIQNIPGVVYRCLVDEHWTSVFISDSILNLSGYPSSDFLEPNRKRTFTEIIHPEDRIHVSNMIQNAIDTADTFVLNYRIIQKSGDIRWVLEYGGLVLDENQKVKFLDGVILDNTDRRMIEEALIESKEKAELAAMTKTTFLANMSHEIRTPMNAILGFTEILLAGDLIGNQKKQLETVKNSARSLLRLLNDVLNSAKLDKGAVELEVFDFSLVSLVDQVCSAMSIEAKRKGLRFQYKISEGINDYYKGDSLRIRQILTNLIGNAIKFTKEGFIQLNVSAKGGEVLFHIEDSGIGIAADRLEKIFDPFTQADVSMSRKFGGTGLGTTISKQLVELMRGMIWVKSELGVGTHFYVSIPLEIGNPVLEINENIQFDLPKLKVLIVDDVKQNVELIQLLMTTNGHEVEIANNGREALEVYKSKTFDLVLMDIQMPEMDGLEATRQIRILEKVNNLRVPILALSASVFEEDRISAKEAGMDGFVSKPIDLQDLFFEIRKTITNFASPNDISVKNKPTKENEIFSLDRGIQLFGSIEKYTKMLNGFFFDFEKDVKEWNKYNHDPIGQQTFLHRLKGVSSNLGIYPISDECIRLEKKLQGSKLTNEDFESFKSVFTEAQLQFQTQFSHLQSGFINMENDKVSIPNENLGKVGNLIQTLKDSFSKGSYLQEEWRTLSRLLQNTELDPIRFEIESSISQFDFEATVQKLKNLETQIFGELDGNKY
- a CDS encoding HD domain-containing phosphohydrolase, which produces MEINTKPKVLVVDDEPTNLQILNDILQKDYTLFFAKDGEKGIELAISQLPDLILLDVMMPKMTGHEVCKILKSNEKTKYIPVIFVTALTDIGDEEKGFQLGAVDYITKPVSPPIVKVRIKNHLSLVNVNEVKATRLQIVQRLGMASEYKDNETGMHVIRMSHYSQTLALAYGYSIEASEEILNAAPMHDVGKIGIPDFIIQKPGKLTPEEWEIMKRHPEIGAEIIGDHHSSLLKLARSIAITHHEKFDGSGYPYQLKGDQIPLEGRIIAIADVFDALTTVRPYKKAWDVSEAIDFLKKESGTHFDPELVKIFISVLPKILEIKNQWPEEIEKNSQI